The region CAGATTTATCACTGCGCAAAATCCCCGGAGTTGGTAAGGTCACCTCAGAAAAACTCAGTAAACTGGGTTTTAATACTTGCGGTGATATTCGCCGCTCTGATGAAGCTTATCTGATCAGTCGGTTTGGCAAATATGGGCGAGTATTATGGGCGCGCAGCCATGGTATTGATGAGCGAGAAGTACAAGTATCGCGCGTGCGAAAATCTGTGGGGGTTGAGCGCACTTTTGAATATGATATCAACAGCTATGATGAACTTAGCGAAATTATGGCGCAAAAGTTATTGCCCGAGCTTTATCGCCGTTCAGAAAAGTATCTAGCAACGTATGGAATGAACAAGCTTGGCGTGAAAGTAAAGTTTAATGATTTTGTGCAAACCACCAAAGATCAAAAAAGCCATGAAATTAGCTTGCCACTACTCAATGAACTCCTAAAAGAAGCCCTGCTTCGTGGTCAGGGTAAGCCAGTGCGATTATTAGGTATTCATATTGGCTTACAAGCGCCGGAAGAGCAGACAGCACAATTAGGGCTGGCGTTTGATTAAACCATTTTAAACAATTGTTTTTAATCATGTTGTTGGCTGGTTCTTTTTGTCTTGAATTCAACTAATAAGTGCAATCGTTTATGCAGCCACTAATTTCTCTGGCTGACCGGTAAATAATTCATAAGGTGTTTTATAACCTCTTGTCTTTCTTGGGCGGTGATTGAGCTTATCAACTGCCGCCTGAATTTCTTCTTCACTAAGCGCCATAAAGTCTGTGCCTTTGGGAAAGTAACGTCGCAGTAAACCGTTAGTATTCTCATTGATACCTCGCTCCCACGAAGCGTAAGGGTGGGCGAAGTACACATCCGCTTCTAGCGCTTGAGCAATTCGCTCATGTTGAGCAAATTCTTTACCATTATCGAAGGTAATCGTCAGTACCTTTTCTTTGAGTGGCATAACACTATCAATGATAGCGTCTGCTGTAATATCAGCATGTTTGCTCTCAATACGCCTAACAACGGTATAAAGTGTCTTTCGCTCAACCAGTGTGACAAAGGCGTGTTGGCGCCCTTTTCCTATAACAGTATCACCTTCCCAATCACCAAGACGAGATTTTGTGTCAACTACCGCTGGGCGTTCATCAATACCGACACGGTTCACAAGTTGGCCACGCTTACTATAGCGGCCATAGCGTTTTTGGTATTTTTTACCTGCTCTGGTGAGAGATTTATACAGTTGACCACCTTGGGCTTTATCCTGATAAATATAGCGGTAAATACTCTCATGGTGCAGGGAAAGCTTTTCTTCTAATTTAATCCGTCCAGTAATTTGCTCTGGGCTAAAGTCTTGCTCAAGCAACCACTTAATCCAACCTTGGACCTGCTCTGTGATTTTGACTGACTTAGTAGCCGATTGACGTCTTTGTTTAGCCAATTGGTGAGCTTGTTTTGGTCGATAGCCCCTCAATCCTTTATTGCGTCGTATCTCGCGTGAAATGGATGACGGACTGCGCTCTAAAATTTCAGCTATCTCTTTTTGACTATGTTTTGCTTTTAACAAAGCGTAAATCTGGTATCGTTCAGCTTGTGTCAGCTGTTTGTAGTTCATAAGGCTATTTCCTTTGGCGAGAAAGTAGCCGAACTATAACAGCTGGCCACCTAACCTGAGAAATTGCACTTATTATGCGAATCTAAGTCACAATAAAAATAGCGCCAGAAAAAATACCAGTATTACCCGCAATTGGTCAGCATTGGACTGTAACAGGCAAAAGAGATGTTGCTCAAGTGGATACAGGTGATTATGAGATGGAGCAGCATACGTATGACTCACCAGAGTCTATACAATGCAGTCTACCAGAAAATGGCGAACAACTTATTCGCTTCATTGGTAAAGAAAAAGATTTCAAAGGCATTGGTGAAGGTAAAGCTAGAGCATTGTGGGATGAGCTTGGGGAGGATTTTCACAAAGTTTTGCAAGATGATACTCCTAAAACAAGAAAAAGGCTCAGAAAGCTTCTAAGTGACGATTCCATTAGTGCGTTATTTGAAGGTTACAAAAAATACAAGAACCTTTCTCACTGTAATTGGATGTCTAATCATAAGATCCCTGCAAGCATACAACAGCGATTACTCAAACATCATGGTGAAAATTCCGTAAGGGCCATAAAACAAAACCCTTACTTGCTAATAGGTTTTGGTATGAAGTTTGAGGATATTGATTTACTAGTACAAAGCAATCAATTCAAAAACAAGTTAATAAACAACGACCCTAAACGATTGAGTGCAGCACTAGAATTTTCAATTCGCAAAGAAGTTGAAAAAGGGCACACTTACACTAGTCAAGAAAGTTTACGGCCTTCTTTGCTAAAATTACTTAAGGATACTGAGCTGGTTTCTTTAGCTTTTCGGAAAGGGTACGACAAAGCGCAGTATATCTTACATCCAGAAACTGGAACCTATCACCCAACAGCTCAATTGTTAATGGAGAGTGTCGTTGCGAAACGACTTAAATTACTTGCTTCAAAAACAGAGTTACTGGATGACAGAGCCAAAGCAGCATATGATTCAGCTAAAAATGAACTTCCTTACGAAATATTGCAGAAGCAAGAAGTTGCTGTCGTTACCTGTTTAGATAATGCTGTAAGTTGTATAACAGGAGGTGCAGGCACTGGTAAAACAACGGTTTTAAGAACAGCATTAAAGGCTTATCACCAAATAGGGTTTGAAGTTCACGCTGTAGCACTAAGTGGTCGTGCTGCAATGCGCCTTCACGAATCAATAGGTTTTTTTACATCAACAATAGCCAAACTACTCAGGGACGAGCCTATTGAACCGAGTCAGGAAAAACCAAATCATCTCCTTGTAATTGACGAAGCTAGCATGATTGACATACCTACGATGTACCGATTAGTTAATCATATTCACCCATCCGTCAGAATTATTTTTACAGGTGATCCTGACCAACTCCCTCCCATCGGTTGCGGTAAGGTTCTTGCTGATATCGTATCATCACAATCTATTGCCAACACAGAGCTAGATTGAACTGGTTTAATTGAGCCGGACACTTTAATAAAGGACAATGTTCCAATATTGAGGTGTTAAATGACAAAACGAAAAAACAAAACCTATACAACCGAATTTAAACAAGAAGCTGTAGCTTTAGTGACTGAGCAAGGCTATACGGTCTCACAAGCCGCAGCCTCTTTGGGAATTACAACTAAACTCATTTATAACTGGAAAGCTAAACTTGAACAACAACAAGCTGGCAATGCGTTAAGTGAAGGTGAACGAGCAGAGCTAAAACGACTGAGAAAAGAAGTTAAAGAACTCAAAGTGGAGAAAGAGATCTTAAAAAAGGCAAGCGCCTTCTTTGCGAAAGAAATGAAGTAAAGTACGAGTTCGTCAAAGCCAATAGTCAGGCTCATGACGTCCGCAAGATGTGTGCTGTGATGCAAGTCAGTCGCTCTGCTTACTATGCATGGCTCAAACGGCCAGCCAAGTTAATTACGGCAGAAGAGCTTCATTTATATCGGCGAGCTAAAGCGCTGTTTAAACGCAGTCGTGAAAGCTTGGGCTATCGCGAGCTACATAAAAACTTACGCAAAGAAGGCTTTGAAATTGGTAAGCACAGAACTCGAAAGCTCATGGAAGCGTTGAACCTGAAAGTAAAGCAGCGAGTTGCCTACAAGGTAACAACGAAGCGTAAGCATGCTGATGCAGTTGCAGATAATTTGCTTAATCAGAACTTTAATCCGTTGGGGCCAAATCAGATTTGGGCTGGTGATGTGACTTATTTAAAAACAGGCGAAGGTTGGATGTATCTTGCTGTTGTGATGGATTTATATTCTCGACGCATTGTTGGTTGGCATATAGATAAACGTATGACGACTGACTTAGTGATGAAAGCCATGATTAGGGCTTATAACCTGAGAAAACCAGCTAAAGGCTTAGTATTCCACTCTGACCGAGGCTCTCAATACACCAGTAAGCGTTACCGTCAGCTGCTCGAACAATTTGGTATTCGAGCGAGTATGGGTGATGTGGGAGCCTGTTGGGATAACGCAGTAGTGGAGAGGTTCTTTGGCAGTTTGAAACATGATTGGTTACTTAAAGTGGCTCAACCTACGCGTGAGCATATGAAAAATGATGTTGTCGATTATATGAAGTATTACAACTTAGAAAGACTGCATTCAGCTAATAGTGATCTGTCACCAGTAGAGTATGAAAATTCTTTTAGAAAAGTGTCCGGCTGGAGTTGACCAGAACAATTTCTGATTGAAGAATGAGTGGACATCTTTTTAATACAGAAAATGAAAGTTTATTAGATATAATCATTAAAATTAGCTTCTAAACTAAGATACGTTGTAACAATCATAATACCGGCTAAAAAGCCTTCATTGGCTGCACCTACTAAGAGGGCGTTCAGAATTCTGTGTCAGCCTAAATTGCTAAATATCTAGCACGCCATCTAATCGCCCCTCGAAGTGGATGGCTAATTGCGACAATGTCAGGTTCCAACTGTGGATTGGCATTGTCCATTTCTTCGAAGCGTTCAATATGCCCGCATACAATAATTTCATCAAGCTATTTTCGTTCGGGAAAGCGCCTTTCGTTTTGGTCAATTTCCTAAACTGGCGGTGCACTGCCTCGATAGCATTGGTGGTGTAAATAGCTTTGCGCACGTAGTCTGGATACTTGAAGTAAACCGACAAGTTAGCCCATTTTCTGCGCCAAGACTCAATCACGATGGGATATAGCTTGCCCCATTTAGCATCTAATTCGTCTAAGGCTGCTTCTGCGGCATCTTTGGTCGTTGCACGGTAAACAGGCTTTAAGTCCGCCATAAATGCTTTCTGGTGCTTTGAAGCAACATACTTCATCGAGTTACGAATTTGATGAATAACGCACTGTTGAACCTCTGTTTCAGGATAGATAGTACCAATGGCCTCAGGAAAGCCTTTAAGTCCATCAACACAAGCAATTAAAATATCGGATACGCCGCGATTGTGTAAATCGGTGAGCACTGATAGCCAGTAGTTAGCGCCTTCGCTTTCTGAGACGTATAAGCCAAGTAACTCTTTGCGACCTTCGATATTTATGCCGAGTACGGTGTAAACAGCTTTGCTAACATAACGGCCACTTTCCTTGATTTTATAGTGAATAGCATCAAGCCAGATAAACGGGTACAGCGTATCAAGGCTACGTGATTGCCACGCTTTTAGCTCTGGTATGAGCTGGTCTGTAACGCCTGTTATCGTGGCTTCTGAGATTTCAATGCCGTACATTTCCTGAACATGGCTGCGAATATCACGATAGCTCATGCCTAACGCAAACATGGATAGGATTTTATGGTCAATCTCAGCGGTTAGCTTAGTTTGATTTTTCTTAACGAGTTGAGGTTCAAATGAGCCAGTACGGTCTCTTGGGGTTTCAAGCTCAAACTGGCCTACGGAGGATTTAACCGTTTTCTTGCTTGTACCGTTCTTACGGTTAGGTTGTTGCTCTGAGTCTAGGTGTTGCTCTAGCTCGGCTTTGAGTGCAGCTTCTGTTAATTGTTTAATGAGTGGCGTTAAAACACCATCTTCACCCGTTAACCCTTTACCTGATTGAAGTTCTGCTAATGCTTTGTTGAAGTCGAAAGATTGAGTCATGTGTCATTCCTATTTTCTTAATATTACTGAAATGACACAGATTTCTAAACACTACCCCTACTAATGTAGAGAATCTAGTTCTAGAGTCTCCTATTATGAAAATATTTTTCATATCCGTTCTTCCATAAGGATCAGTCTTGTATAAGTTTCTATTCAATTGTGAATTAAAAGTTGTTGAGTTATAGATGCTATCTATAATGATATTTGTTCGAGTGTCTATGTCAGATATAAATAATGCATCTGACGCAACCCTCTTACCATCCTCTAATACCAAAGAGGTTATTTGACCTTCACAACTTTCAATACTTTTGATTTTCTTATTATATATCTTCGGTTCAGGGATATTCCTGTAGATCATCTGTTCAATATTTATGTGTTCCTCTGCATGAATAAATATTTTAATATCTGTTGACCACCTTCGAAGCAATTTAATAAAATGAATATCGGATTCTGTTTGAGCAATTATAGAAATAGGCTTACCTTTAAGTTCATATGCATGGCAATAAGCACAAGAAAATGCACTTGTACCCCATACCTTTTTAAGGCCTTCAATTTTTGTAGAATCGAAATCAAAGTTATTTCCCATTGCAAAAACAACTTTCTCAGCTTCAATTGCCACACCTTCTTCTGTGAATATTAAATAACCATTCATCGTAACTGAAACTTTTATTACTGGATCGCTATAAATATTGATGTTAGAGTATTTTTTCAGATCTGATAGACCTTTAGATAAAATACTCTTTTTAGTTAAACCATCATTAGTAATAAAATTATGAGTTTCAAAGTTATTATTTTGAGAGTTATTCGCTCCAAATATTGCAACATCTAGTAACCCTCTTGCAGTTACAAGCGCACAACTTTGCCCTGCTAGTCCTGCGCCAACAATAGCGACATCAAATTTTCTCTTCATGAAAAACTCTTAATTAACATACCAATCAATTGACCGATTTTTACACCACTAAAAAGAATTAAAACTCCTAATACAAAAAAAATTAAAACTGCTTCAGCATCTGTTCTATTCTTTAAAAATTCAATAAACATAGTTATTTTCCCTGTGCGAAGCTCTATAAACCTTAAACCTTAAACCTTAAACCTTAAACCTTAAACCTTAAACCTTAAACCTTAAACCTTAAACCTTAAACCTTATAAAGCTTCTCTAATAATACTATCTTAAGGCTTTGCCAATAGCTGCGCCAATAGAAATGATCTGAACCAGTAAAACTGGACACTGCATTAAGCGACATTTAATTGTTCAAATCTTTCAGGACTTAAATAGCCCAAGGCACTATGCCTTCTTTTTTTGTTGTAATCAATTTCGATGTACTCAAATATGTGCTGGCGCATGGTTTCTCGGTTCATAATCGGCTCATATTGAACCGCTTCAACTTTCATTGAATGGAAGAAGCTTTCAACACAGGCATTGTCCCAGCAGTTGCCTTTTCGACTCATGCTTTGGATTAAACAGTTCTTTTTAATCAAATCACGATAAGCGTGTGAGCAATATTGGCTACCACGATCGCTATGCACAATGACATTCTTAGGTTTGCCTCTGCGCCATAAAGCCATTTGTAAAGCATCACAGACCAGCGTTGAGGTCATACGGGTACTCATCGACCAGCCAATCACTGAGCGGGAGTATAAGTCAATGATAACGGCTAGATATAACCAGCCTTCGCTCGTCATTAGATAGGTGATATCACCCGCCCATTTCTGATTTGGCTTGTCGCTGGTAAAATTCTGTTCTAGTAAATTCGGTGCAACAGGTAACGAATGTTTACTGTCTGTCGTGACTTTAAACTTACGCCCTGCTTTGGCAACAAGCCCTTGACGCTCCATGCTGTTGGCGATGGTTTTTATGTCATGTCTATGACCTTGTTCTTCAAGCTCAGCTTGGATGCGTCTAGCACCAT is a window of Thalassotalea euphylliae DNA encoding:
- the dinB gene encoding DNA polymerase IV; this encodes MQRKIAHIDMDAFYVSVEIRDNPALANRPVAVGGKSDRRGVLSTCNYIARQYGVSSAMPVALARKKCPDLIVVPGRMQVYKETSEIIRGIFERYTDKIEPLSLDEAYLDLSDSDLHQGSATLIAQEIRQEIVKATGLTASAGIAPLKFVAKIASDLNKPNGQCTIAPDEIWDFLADLSLRKIPGVGKVTSEKLSKLGFNTCGDIRRSDEAYLISRFGKYGRVLWARSHGIDEREVQVSRVRKSVGVERTFEYDINSYDELSEIMAQKLLPELYRRSEKYLATYGMNKLGVKVKFNDFVQTTKDQKSHEISLPLLNELLKEALLRGQGKPVRLLGIHIGLQAPEEQTAQLGLAFD
- a CDS encoding IS30 family transposase, producing MNYKQLTQAERYQIYALLKAKHSQKEIAEILERSPSSISREIRRNKGLRGYRPKQAHQLAKQRRQSATKSVKITEQVQGWIKWLLEQDFSPEQITGRIKLEEKLSLHHESIYRYIYQDKAQGGQLYKSLTRAGKKYQKRYGRYSKRGQLVNRVGIDERPAVVDTKSRLGDWEGDTVIGKGRQHAFVTLVERKTLYTVVRRIESKHADITADAIIDSVMPLKEKVLTITFDNGKEFAQHERIAQALEADVYFAHPYASWERGINENTNGLLRRYFPKGTDFMALSEEEIQAAVDKLNHRPRKTRGYKTPYELFTGQPEKLVAA
- a CDS encoding AAA family ATPase, whose amino-acid sequence is MDTGDYEMEQHTYDSPESIQCSLPENGEQLIRFIGKEKDFKGIGEGKARALWDELGEDFHKVLQDDTPKTRKRLRKLLSDDSISALFEGYKKYKNLSHCNWMSNHKIPASIQQRLLKHHGENSVRAIKQNPYLLIGFGMKFEDIDLLVQSNQFKNKLINNDPKRLSAALEFSIRKEVEKGHTYTSQESLRPSLLKLLKDTELVSLAFRKGYDKAQYILHPETGTYHPTAQLLMESVVAKRLKLLASKTELLDDRAKAAYDSAKNELPYEILQKQEVAVVTCLDNAVSCITGGAGTGKTTVLRTALKAYHQIGFEVHAVALSGRAAMRLHESIGFFTSTIAKLLRDEPIEPSQEKPNHLLVIDEASMIDIPTMYRLVNHIHPSVRIIFTGDPDQLPPIGCGKVLADIVSSQSIANTELD
- a CDS encoding IS3 family transposase (programmed frameshift) codes for the protein MTKRKNKTYTTEFKQEAVALVTEQGYTVSQAAASLGITTKLIYNWKAKLEQQQAGNALSEGERAELKRLRKEVKELKVEKENLKKGKRLLCERNEVKYEFVKANSQAHDVRKMCAVMQVSRSAYYAWLKRPAKLITAEELHLYRRAKALFKRSRESLGYRELHKNLRKEGFEIGKHRTRKLMEALNLKVKQRVAYKVTTKRKHADAVADNLLNQNFNPLGPNQIWAGDVTYLKTGEGWMYLAVVMDLYSRRIVGWHIDKRMTTDLVMKAMIRAYNLRKPAKGLVFHSDRGSQYTSKRYRQLLEQFGIRASMGDVGACWDNAVVERFFGSLKHDWLLKVAQPTREHMKNDVVDYMKYYNLERLHSANSDLSPVEYENSFRKVSGWS
- a CDS encoding IS256 family transposase, yielding MTQSFDFNKALAELQSGKGLTGEDGVLTPLIKQLTEAALKAELEQHLDSEQQPNRKNGTSKKTVKSSVGQFELETPRDRTGSFEPQLVKKNQTKLTAEIDHKILSMFALGMSYRDIRSHVQEMYGIEISEATITGVTDQLIPELKAWQSRSLDTLYPFIWLDAIHYKIKESGRYVSKAVYTVLGINIEGRKELLGLYVSESEGANYWLSVLTDLHNRGVSDILIACVDGLKGFPEAIGTIYPETEVQQCVIHQIRNSMKYVASKHQKAFMADLKPVYRATTKDAAEAALDELDAKWGKLYPIVIESWRRKWANLSVYFKYPDYVRKAIYTTNAIEAVHRQFRKLTKTKGAFPNENSLMKLLYAGILNASKKWTMPIHSWNLTLSQLAIHFEGRLDGVLDI
- a CDS encoding NAD(P)/FAD-dependent oxidoreductase, whose protein sequence is MKRKFDVAIVGAGLAGQSCALVTARGLLDVAIFGANNSQNNNFETHNFITNDGLTKKSILSKGLSDLKKYSNINIYSDPVIKVSVTMNGYLIFTEEGVAIEAEKVVFAMGNNFDFDSTKIEGLKKVWGTSAFSCAYCHAYELKGKPISIIAQTESDIHFIKLLRRWSTDIKIFIHAEEHINIEQMIYRNIPEPKIYNKKIKSIESCEGQITSLVLEDGKRVASDALFISDIDTRTNIIIDSIYNSTTFNSQLNRNLYKTDPYGRTDMKNIFIIGDSRTRFSTLVGVVFRNLCHFSNIKKIGMTHDSIFRLQQSISRTSIR
- a CDS encoding IS3 family transposase (programmed frameshift); protein product: MTSQKKIRKTYSVEFKEEALKLAAKVGVAQAARELSIYESQLYAWRSSAQKKASTSERESSLATENAKLKRQLAEQAEELEIPKKGGHLLREKPKVARFEFIKDNHGSFSIVRMTRALSVSPSGYYSWLKACQQPSKRKQAQQVRDEKVRHIFDDSKERDGARRIQAELEEQGHRHDIKTIANSMERQGLVAKAGRKFKVTTDSKHSLPVAPNLLEQNFTSDKPNQKWAGDITYLMTSEGWLYLAVIIDLYSRSVIGWSMSTRMTSTLVCDALQMALWRRGKPKNVIVHSDRGSQYCSHAYRDLIKKNCLIQSMSRKGNCWDNACVESFFHSMKVEAVQYEPIMNRETMRQHIFEYIEIDYNKKRRHSALGYLSPERFEQLNVA